The DNA segment TGAGTATCTATTTTTggttatgaatttattcactttttttggaaaaccaaaaataataattcatcaaGCCAAAATACTTCGTTATGGACAACAATTATGTACGTTTGGCTGGAGTATTATTTTTTCCCCATGTTTTAGTCACTGGTTAGCTATAAATTAATCACAATTGGTAATTTTTAGCCACATACATGACTTGTTTGTGGCAGAGAGAAGGAAAAATTTTCACTTACTTTGTAGAGGTCTTATTTTTTACAAGACTTTTTACTCATCTTtctaattgcatgtttatatttGTACTAATTATTGTCTAAACTAATTTAAAACATGTGtgttaaataagttttttccTTGTGTTATTACACTAGTAACCCAATGTAGCATTAAAAAGCATAACCATACTTGCAAGGCTATACTGCTAAAAGTGAGCATTTACATGCCATAAACAATCAAGCTCTCTTTCAAATATGCATTTATtcctttttgttctttctttttaattgattCTTCATTATGCCATAGGTTCTGGAAGCTGATCCGTTTAAGAACCCTCTGGTAAAACGGTTGTATGATGAGTGGCTTGGGCACCCAGGTTCTGAAAAAGCGAAAAGGCACATGCACACAGGATACCACCCTGTTGTAAAAAGTGTCACTGCTCAGTTGCACAATTGGTAAAAACACTTTTCTAACATATCTGGTCCTGTTTAACATGGTAACTTTTCCTCTGTTGTCTCTCCTTGAGTGCATGTTCATTGTTTTTCGGCCGTGGCATGTCTTCGTTGGTCGTTTATTCCTTTCGTAATTGCATTTGCAAGGAGACCAATTTTGATAAGGAGATAATTTGTTTTgaagaaaattatttattatcacaatctttttctttttggctaCGTCTTTATTGGATACGGGTATGTGTTTGATATTTCGTATACTCATTTGTTTTAACCTTTTAATGTATTTGAAGAATCATACTCGATACGTACATCCGAATGTATGTCATGTACAACTGTCGGACACAAATACTTTATAGAAAAAAAAGGGTGTATGGGTAACATAGCTTGTCATGTATATGCTGTATTAGATATTAGGCAAAAGAAGGGAATTGATTCGTGTTCTTAACGGTATCTAGAAACATTTTATAGCATATATGCCAGTGTGTATGTTGTTGAGGTTTTGTTTTGGTTAATGTACCTATCATGTCTCTTTATTATAGGGATtgatcaatttaatccttatattattaaaaaaaatcaaatttggacaaaaattgagattaaaattatttttactgttcaacatttttcaatatttttactatttaaatagtaaatgttgaaaattgattttttttaggtaaattaCTCTATAGTTATCCAAgtttttgttatttattattttaatcaccGCTGTTATATAAATTCGAATTTTGTCACTCCAAACAGATTGAAcagaataatatttaatatatatttgttgaTATAATACGTAAAATTATTCATAGCTTCTCTTCAACTTTTAAGTGGGAGGATAATACATTTCAACATCTTTGAACTTATATCCTCCTGCATAGATAATAATATTGATGCTAATTCAGTTAAAAACTTAATCCCtatatttaatatgttttaatccTATATAATTTTTAGATAAAGTAGAATAATTTACACGAAATTTTTATTTGACCAATATTTTTTAGCTGCAAAATGACGATTCATCAGTGGACTCTTAATCTGAAAGGGTTAGGGTTAAGCTTCACTCGTTTTTTTAATATACTGTCTTATTTGAACATACTCATTCTTATCACTTGAGACTGATGCTTAAAACAGTTTacgttataaaattttttaaaaaataaaaacaaattgttCAAAATGGCAAAGACAGTTGGCCCAACTCATGCGAGACTCCAGTAATTTGGCAGTACTTCATTAACTTACATCAGGATATATAGGAATATAGTGTACCATGCTACAAAATTTTCCCACCATTAAATTAGAGGATGCTAATAAAGATGAAAAAGAGGAGTCAGAAAATATTTCGTTTCTAGACATTATATATTGATGCAAAGAACTGACCTAGGGCAAAGACTCGTTCATGAACACACACAACCTATGCAACTACCAAGTTGGGTGAACGTCTCGACTCCAACCATGACTCGGCGGCAACTTTTGTCGTCAAAAACCAGCCAGCTTTATCTGAGGCTTCATGGAATGGAGCATCTAGTTCCTTCAAATGCGACTCGATGACAGTTGCCAATCCTTTCTCCGAGTATTTGTGTTTCCCGTGTCCGGTATTGATTCCGAGCAATGGGGGAAGCTCCTCCCCAGACTCCTGTACCTTTGTCAAATCATTGATCCAAACATGTAGTGCAGTTAAAGCTGCCCCGAGAGATAGACTCTTGAGATTCAAGGACCATTGTGTTGGAGACCTTGATTGTATTCCGGCATAAATCTCTAGTGAAAGTCCCAGCTCTAACAGATCACAAGCTCTTTCCAACAAATCTAAGTTAACACAGAGATCAATCAAACAGTTACAGTAAGGCTTCTTTACATCGGAACTGATATGATTAAAAAGTTCCAATGCTTCGTTCTTGAAATTCCCTTCACCGTTTTGCTCCCCTATCAAAAGTTTCACCACACGACCTAGTTCTGGTTTAGCCTTCTCGATGCAATCCATTACCTTACCAAGTTCTTCTCTAGGTGTATGTGTCATCACATTCAGAAGACAACCGCAAAACCTATAATCCGGAGTAATTCCCAATTCGTAAACTCGGTTAAACATCCTTACAACATCGTCGGTACGCTGAGCTTTCCCGTAGCATTGGATAAGGGATGTCAGAACAAAAATGTTGGGCTCAAAGCCAGCTTCAAGCATCACGTTCAAAATCCCCTCAGCCTCCGAAACTTTCCCACTACAAGAATATATCGTGATCAAAGATGAAAACGTCCAACTGTCAGGTTTGCAAGCCCCGGAATTTTTCAtgtcttcaaaaatttcagcagcTTCATCTGCAAAACCAACATCAGCACACATTGCTAAAAGGGTATTGTAAAGAACAACAGTCAACTCCAATCCATTATCTTTCATCTCTTTATACACATTTAGAGCATCTTCACCATATCGAGCTCTTCCATAAGCTCGTAAAAGTGCAGCATACGTTGCCCAATTTGGTGAAAATCCATTAGAAAGCATCTCTTTGTAAATACTCTTGGCTTGCCAAGGCCTCTTGGCTCTCCCCATGGCATCCAACAAAGTATTATATATAACTACATTAGGTTTAACACCTAAGGCCTTCATTTCCTCATAAACATTTAAACATCCATCATAATTTCCAGATACACCATATATTTTAATCAAAGTTGAAAACGTAACAGGATCGATACGCCACTTTTCTGTTCTAGCACGGTCATACAAGTTGAAGGCCATATCAACATTTCCAGCACGGCCATAAGCATCGATCATGGCAGAGTAAGTAACATCATCAGGGTCACACTCATAAGTAGGCATTTTCTCAAACCACTCAACAGCCTTACTTGGCAAACCACAGACCCTAGAACAACTAATCAAAGTCGAAAAAGTAACATTATCAGGCTTAACCCCTCTTTGAAGCATTTCATCGAACAGTTTCTCAGCACCATCCAAATCCTTAGACTTCCTAAAAACCTTAAGAGTAACattataaagaatgacttctcgACTGGTTTTCGTTAATATCTTTCGAAAATGATCAAGAACAAGCAACGCAGTGTTAGGGTTCGACATGTTATTGAGAACAACAACAGCATCTTGTTCCGATACATCGTCACCTAAACTACTCAAAACAGCTAAAACATCTTTTTCATTTGGATCACAAGAATCCAAAGACTCAGCTACTTTGAGCAGAGAAGAATACCTTGAATCATAAGTCAATTGCCTAAGACGTGAAGCTCTGGAGCTTCGAGGATTGACCCACACATAGCTTTTCGAAGCGGTTTTGCCATCAGGGTATTGTGAATTGGTGAGTTTTCGAGGGATTTGAGTCTCTTGCGACATTAGGTCTTCCAAAGAAACATGGCTGCTGCTTGCCTTGATAGAGGTTTTAGATAAGGAAACCAGGTTTAGAGAAGTGGGTGGGTTGGTTCTTAAGGATTTTGATTTTGGTGAAACAGAGAGAGAGTGACGGTCACGTAAAAGAGAAGAAGGTGAGGAACATAGATGATGATACGCCATTGATGTATCTGTTTgtctaagctttaaaagcttaaaCTTTAGAGAGAAGAAGAGGGAGTGTGTTTTCTGTATAGGGAAATGACCTTATCTACAAAATACAAACTTAGAAAGATAACACAAAggttagatttttcaattttaccATCTTACCCTTGTATGTTCTTCCATATTACGATTTTGATTTCTTCACGTATCAAAATATCTAGTTTTAATAGCTGTTTTGGCCCCTGTATTAtaaccaaattttatttttattatttcttgggTCACCAAGCCCGTTCTTGatatttttaggattttaggtgaaataataaattagatctctttttaaaaaattataaaatgtaataaaataaaaaatgaaaaaattttgggCCTTAAGAGATGAAACATTTATGGTGAAAATTTAAAAGCACTGagcattaatttatttattttagtctgAAATTTTCTTTCCCACATTAAAAGCCGAAAAAAAATTTGGGCTCCTTTCAGCCTTGAGCCTTGAACGGTTGCACTCTCAGATTTATCCTAGGGCTAGGCCTATAGGTCACTTCACTTTCTCTATTTTCATTAGGTCCTTTTTAACCTTTTTACTATTGCCCACTTTTTCGCATTTGATTGGTTTTAACGATTATgtgagattttttttattggaaATAGTTAAAGGGCTAATTTGATGGACGAATGAAAGTAAAGCGGCCGAAGTGAGATTTTCATTATAGTGTAAGGagcaaaatgataaaaaattagtaaaaaggtCAAAGTgagaattttattataataaaaaggaCAATATGaccaaaaaaaatagtaaaaggaTCAAAGTGAGAATTTCACTATAGGGGCCAAAATAAGTATTAATTCAAATATCTATTTTCTTTTACGATAGGTACaactattattttgttttgttttaaacttCACAATTAGGATCAGAGGTTGATCAGTGTCCTATAGGGTagagtaaaatattttaaaaaaaatgacaaatttttaaagttacttctaaaataaaagaaaatacgtTGTCGATataccaaatcaacatattaTAAACAAATGAATAATCCAAACATAACTAAACAAAATCCACACACACGGTAAGACTAAAGACCCACAAATAACACTTACACATGGTGGGACATTGAGCCTCAACTTTTATCAATAATCATACTACTTTTATCATTATTCAAGTTTTCTTTTAAAGGTAACATATCCACATTGCATTCCATTTATTACACAATAATTCATTTCTCTAATTGAATTTTGGGTAAATTCTACTCAATGTCATTAAactattactaaatttatattttgatcattcaatttcaaaaggTTACgaaatagtcattaaattattcataaatttttatttaagttactaagGTGTTAAATTCCTTATTATATGACCTTCTTTGTTCACACGTCTACACTAATCGAAAGCTCTCGTTTCCCTTATATtctacattttattatttttatgaaataactttgaaTGTCGCCAATCTGCGAACTAAAATTCAagcaatttttttctcaaatccaTGACATTAACCATCGAATCAACTTGGATCTAATGTATATTCTTCTACTCATTGATGAGTAGTAATCTACTATATAAATCGTTGAATTGTCACTTAGAGTTAGTTAGTCaggtttaaaaaaaaacttaatatagtgacttaaataaaaaaaaacttttgaatagttcaatgacttaaataaaacatttaatatagTTCAaagactattttataacttttttaaaattaagggactaaaacatataatttaccctaaaatataTTACGTAATATTCACGATGCTTAGCTATTTACGTACGTACCTCATCATTTAAAGAGATGGGCAAATTGATTGAGATGTTGAGTCAGCGAAAGGACACAATGTCTACCCATCCATTAAACAATTCCACGTCAGATTTGCACTATTTCCTACTTCTTTAGAACCCCCCATCCTCTTCTCCACataaactcaaataaaaaaaagcaagctatataaaaaaaacaagggTAAATTCCCCCtaaagtcattaaactattagtaaatttatattttagttactcaactttaaagttacaaaatggttattgaactattcgaaaattttcattcaagtcactgaactatttgaaagtttttatttaagttattgggctgttaaggtttttttttaagtctAATTAGCGTGCTTCAAGTGACAATTCGATGATCGGTACGTTGGATTAATATCCAGCAACAAGTAGGAGAACATAGCTTAGATCCAAGTTAATATGACAGTTAATGTTAAAGATTGGAGAAAAAAAGATGTCTAGATTTTGGTTTACAGAttcctaaaatgtaaaattttactcTTGACCCTTTAAAATTtacaagattttaatttagtaaatgtAGTAGTATATTTTGGCCCCAAAATGATAacattttgatttagtcctttaaaaattataaagacacaagctattaaaattgtgaaattgtacttTAGTTTTCTTAAAAACATACAACTTAAtttccccccccaaaaaaaaaaagaactttttgTTGGCTTCATCCCTAGCCATAATGTAGCAATATTAACAacttagtgacttaaataaataatttcaaatagtTAGGTggtcaaattgtaactttttaaagatAAATGACCACAACATAAATATACTAATAATTTACTGAGCTTGGGTGCAATTTTACCCAAAAAGAAAGTTAATTATTTGTTGCATATATATTGAGCTGTGCTCCTAAAGATCCTCATAAGTAATTTTCAGAACCATCGCGAGAATGGGAGAAGTAAGCCTTTTCTAATATTActgtatattaaaatttattgtatGTTCATCAGAGTATTGAGCTTCATTATTATGTTTTGTATGCATGGCAATTTCAAaggacaaaaaagaagaagagaaaaaggaagaaGACAACCCAGAGATTATACTAAAAGTTGATATGCACTGTGAAGCTTGTGCTAGAAAAGTTGCAAGAACCCTCAAAGGATTTGAaggttatatttttataaatttttcctttttttaattttattatttggtcCCTAAAATAGTTGACCGACAGGAGTGGAGGATGTTGCGACTGATAGCAAGGCAAATAAGGTGGTGGTGAAAGGAAAGACGGCCAATCCCGTCAAGGTTCACGAAAGGCTATTAAAGAAATACGGTAGAAAAGTGGAGTTAGTCTCGCCGTTGCCGGAACCACCGCCACCGGAAGAGAacaaggaagaaaacaaagaagctAAACCCAAAGAAGAAGAACAGAAACAAGa comes from the Gossypium hirsutum isolate 1008001.06 chromosome A06, Gossypium_hirsutum_v2.1, whole genome shotgun sequence genome and includes:
- the LOC107960156 gene encoding pentatricopeptide repeat-containing protein At4g16390, chloroplastic, coding for MAYHHLCSSPSSLLRDRHSLSVSPKSKSLRTNPPTSLNLVSLSKTSIKASSSHVSLEDLMSQETQIPRKLTNSQYPDGKTASKSYVWVNPRSSRASRLRQLTYDSRYSSLLKVAESLDSCDPNEKDVLAVLSSLGDDVSEQDAVVVLNNMSNPNTALLVLDHFRKILTKTSREVILYNVTLKVFRKSKDLDGAEKLFDEMLQRGVKPDNVTFSTLISCSRVCGLPSKAVEWFEKMPTYECDPDDVTYSAMIDAYGRAGNVDMAFNLYDRARTEKWRIDPVTFSTLIKIYGVSGNYDGCLNVYEEMKALGVKPNVVIYNTLLDAMGRAKRPWQAKSIYKEMLSNGFSPNWATYAALLRAYGRARYGEDALNVYKEMKDNGLELTVVLYNTLLAMCADVGFADEAAEIFEDMKNSGACKPDSWTFSSLITIYSCSGKVSEAEGILNVMLEAGFEPNIFVLTSLIQCYGKAQRTDDVVRMFNRVYELGITPDYRFCGCLLNVMTHTPREELGKVMDCIEKAKPELGRVVKLLIGEQNGEGNFKNEALELFNHISSDVKKPYCNCLIDLCVNLDLLERACDLLELGLSLEIYAGIQSRSPTQWSLNLKSLSLGAALTALHVWINDLTKVQESGEELPPLLGINTGHGKHKYSEKGLATVIESHLKELDAPFHEASDKAGWFLTTKVAAESWLESRRSPNLVVA